A region from the Benincasa hispida cultivar B227 chromosome 12, ASM972705v1, whole genome shotgun sequence genome encodes:
- the LOC120067579 gene encoding uncharacterized protein LOC120067579 — protein MANGGIGSLQLPMLTKLNYDNWSIKIKALLGAQDVWEIVEKGFQEAEAGTDQAQRDALKETRKKDKKALYILYQSVNEDTFESIANAETSKPAWDKLQSTHRGVDRVKKETEVIAEYHTKVMVVVNQLRRNGEEITDVRVMEKEENSHGRGRGRGHRGHGGLGEANTDVSQNSSESSREEEVEVVVDVVEGSIDRKHQNRSTASTSKAHQGQSNYAEENGTLFMVSKGEEESQDSMWYLDTEASNHMFGKCEMFVELNEMEKGNIVFGDNSLAVIKGIGKLLEKGFEVQMKTNCLYLRDNHERLIAKVSMIKNRMFPLNICNDVPKCLKTCYEDLSWLWHLWFGHLNFESLEDLSKKKMEKSEVFEIFKRFKARVENESNHTIKAMRTDQGGEFTSNEFKQFCDEKGIPRPLTVLRTPQQNGVVERKNRTILNMARSMLKTKKMSREFWVLGSIAYAHVSEEKRTKLDDQSEKLIFIGYDSNSKGYRLYNPLNGKEEEYDFLPYFEEDDENEPTRDGMGEGLPIPVPPHSTDRSSSKGSSSDSENEIGPRGTRSLWELNEPISFQEAIASKKWKDAMDEEIRAIEKNDT, from the exons atggccAACGGTGGGATAGGTTCACTTCAACTACCAATGCTTACCAAGCTCAACTATGACAATTGGAGTATCAAGATAAAAGCGTTACTAGGAGCACAAGACGTGTGGGAGATCGTGGAGAAAGGTTTCCAAGAGGCAGAAGCTGGAACCGATCAAGCGCAAAGAGATGCGTTAAAGGAGACAAGAAAGAAGGACAAGAAAGCCCTTTATATCTTGTATCAATCGGTGAACGAAGATACGTTTGAGAGCATCGCCAATGCGGAGACGTCAAAGCCGGCATGGGACAAGCTCCAATCGACTCATAGAGGAGTCGATCGTGTGAAAAAG GAGACGGAGGTGATAGCGGAATATCACACAAAAGTAATGGTTGTCGTCAACCAATTGAGACGGAATGGTGAAGAAATCACCGATGTTCGTGTCATGGAGAAG GAGGAGAATAGTCATGGACGTGGAAGAGGTCGTGGTCATCGAGGCCATGGTGGATTAGGTGAAGCCAACACCGATGTTTCTCAAAACTCGTCTGAATCCTCAAGAGAAGAGGAGGTCGAGGTCGTGGTAGACGTGGTGGAAG GGTCGATTGATCGAAAGCATCAGAACCGATCAACCGCTAGCACATCAAAAGCCCATCAAGGGCAATCCAATTATGCAGAGGAGAATGGAACCTTATTTATGGTTTCAAAGGGAGAAGAAGAGAGTCAAGATAGTATGTGGTATCTTGACACAGAAGCCTCGAATCACATGTTTGGAAAATGCGAGATGTTTGTGGAGTTGAATGAGATGGAGAAAGGTAATATTGTCTTTGGAGACAATTCTTTGGCCGTCATCAAAGGAATAG GAAAATTGTTAGAGAAAGGTTTTGAAGTTCAAATGAAAACCAATTGTTTGTATTTGAGGGATAATCATGAGAGACTTATTGCTAAAGTCTCCATGATCAAAAACCGAATGTTTCCTTTGAATATATGTAATGATGTTCCAAAATGCTTGAAGACGTGTTATGAAGATCTCTCTTGGCTATGGCATCTATGGTTCGGGCACCTCAATTTTGAAAGTCTAGAAGATTtgtcgaagaagaagatg gaaaaatcagAAGTATTTGAAATCTTCAAGAGATTTAAGGCACGTGTGGAGAATGAAAGCAACCATACAATCAAGGCCATGAGAACCGATCAAGGTGGTGAATTCACATCAAATGAGTTCAAACAATTTTGTGATGAAAAAGGCATCCCACGTCCGTTAACAGTCCTAAggacaccacaacaaaatggtgtggtAGAGAGGAAGAATCGGACAATCTTGAACATGGCAAGAAGCATGCTAAAGACAAAGAAGATGTCGAGGGAATTTTGG GTGCTTGGGAGTATTGCATATGCTCATGTGTCGGAAGAAAAAAGAACCAAGCTCGATGATCAAAGCGAGAAACTCATCTTCATCGGCTATGATTCAAATTCAAAGGGTTATCGTCTTTACAATCCTTTGAATGGGAAG GAGGAGGAGTATGATTTCCTTCCATATTTTGAAGAAGACGATGAAAATGAGCCGACCAGGGATGGAATGGGTGAAGGTTTGCCCATTCCAGTGCCACCTCATTCGACCGATCGATCATCTTCTAAAGGTTCATCCAGCGATTCAGAGAACGAAATTGGCCCAAGAGGAACTCGAAGTCTATGGGAACTTAATGag CCTATTAGTTTCCAAGAAGCCATTGCAAGCAAGAAATGGAAGGAtgcaatggatgaagaaattCGAGCGATAGAGAAAAATGACACATGA